The Christiangramia salexigens genome includes the window GGTGAATTGCTTAAGTTTTCCGCTGGGACTTCTCTTCAATATCTCCAGCCTTTCGAATTCTATTTTAAGATTCTTGCCTACATAAACTCCAATAGCATCAATAATTTTCTTCTTCTGAAGTGGGCTGAATTCTTCTTCGCTAACATATTCAATTTTAAAATGATCATTATCGGTCTGGATGATCACAAATTCTTTGATATTTCCATTATCTTCTATCACTGTCTTAGTGACGTAATAGAAGGTAAGTCCCGGTACAACTTTTCCATCCGGTAGCCGCGCAATATCGTTGGTTCTACCGATTAGTTTTTCCAGAACAGGTTTTTTAAGGGTACTGCTTGTAGATAAGATTCCGGTGTCCCCTATATCATAACGGATCATTGGGTGAGCCTTGTTATACAGTGAGGTGATCACTACTCTTCCTTCCTCACCATAGGGAAGTATATTATCATTTTCATCAAGTATCTCTAAATAAAGATCTTCAGAGTTCACAACCCATTCGTTATTCGTGTTTTCAAAAGCAATAAGTCCCACTTCACTGGCTCCGTATTCATTGATCACTGGTACACCTAGCGACTGTTGAATGATCTCCTTATCTTTTTCAAACAGCCTTTCTGAAGTAACTATGCAGATCTTAAGACTTGGGCATAATTCCTTTAAAACAATTTCTTTTTTCTCTAGGAACCTGGAAAATAAAACGATTGCACTGGTATATCCATTGAGATATTCAAAGTTGGATTTTTGAAATCTCTCAAGGAATTTCTGCATTTTCTGTTCACTAAGATCAAAAATATTGAACCTGCGTCTCAGACTTATCCTGTCTTTTAAGCGCTCCTGAATATTACCGTAAAAATCCAGTGGGATCCCATAAAATCTTGCCTGAAGCGACTTGTTGAGGTCTATATCATACCAGCTATATCTATCCTGAAATCCCGCCCAGCTAAGAGCATGTGCAAATCTGTTTTTTGCAAAAATGAACGGATGTCCGCTGCTGCCTGAAGTCTTGCCAATATATGCCGTTTTTGGATTGTAAGTGGAACTCAGCCTTTCCTTCATGGGTTGCTGAAGGTCAGCTTTTTTCATGATAGGAACCCTCTTCCAGTCATCAAAACCATCCCAGTTAAAAAACTCCCGGTAGAACGCATTATGCTGAATATGATAATCTATGATCTCATTTCTACGTTTTCTCTGATAATGCGCATAATCGGTTTCAGGAATTGCCTGGATAGCCTCGAGTTTTTGTTTGGCTTTCTGTATCGGGAATTTATTAAGTTGTAAAGATAATTTGAACCAATCCAAGGGGCGAAAAGCTTTTTTAAGTGAATTTATTGGTGCTTCAATTTACAAACATTTATTTTTGAGGCAATAATTAAAATTAGATCCAGATGAATATTCTTATCCTTGGCGCTGGCGGGCGTGAACATACTTTCGCATATAAAATCGCACAAAGTGAAAAATGTGATAAACTTTATGTGGCCCCAGGGAATGCAGGTACTACTAAAATTGCTGAAAATCTGGATGTTAATCCTATAGATTTTGAAGAGGTCGCTAAAACCGCTCTGGATAAAGAAATAGGAATGATCGTGGTTGGCCCTGAAGACCCTTTGGTAAAGGGTATTGTAGATTATTTTGCAAAAGACGATAGATTGAAGGATATCCAGATCATTGGGCCTTCACAAAGAGGAGCCCTTCTGGAAGGAAGTAAAGAACGTGCTAAGGAATTTATGGCGATGCACAAGATCCCAACCGCAGCCTACGAAAGCTTTAGTTTTGAAAGTCTTCAGGCAGGAAAGAATTTTCTGGAAACTTTAAAGCCTCCGTATGTATTGAAAGCCGACGGACTTGCAGGTGGTAAAGGGGTACTCATCATAGACGATCTTGAAGAAGCCAAGACCGAGCTGGAAAATATGTTATCGGGAAAATTTGGTGCAGCAAGCGAGAAAGTAGTGATAGAAGAATTCCTTGATGGAATTGAGCTGAGCGTTTTCGTACTTACCGATGGTAAAAATTATAAGATCCTTCCAACAGCCAAAGATTATAAGCGAATAGGTGAGGGCGATACCGGTCTAAATACCGGTGGGATGGGAGCCGTTTCTCCGGTACCATTTGCAGATGAAGAGTTGATGAAAAAAATCGAAGATCGTATCGTTAAGCCAACGGTAGAAGGAATCCAAAAGGAAGATATAGATTATAAAGGCTTCATTTTTATTGGTTTGATCAGGGTGAATAATGAGCCTTATGTGATCGAATACAATGTAAGAATGGGGGATCCTGAAACCGAAGTAGTTTTACCAAGGATCAAATCTGATCTTGTAGATCTGCTGGAAAAGACATGGAGTGGAGACCTTGATAAGGCTCAACTTGAGATCGATGAAAGGGCAGCCACAACGGTAATGACAGTTTCCGGTGGTTATCCTGAATCTTATGAAAAAGGAAAAGAGATTAGTGGCCTGGATCAGATCGAAGATTCAATAGTTTTTCACGCCGGAAC containing:
- a CDS encoding phenylacetate--CoA ligase family protein, with product MDWFKLSLQLNKFPIQKAKQKLEAIQAIPETDYAHYQRKRRNEIIDYHIQHNAFYREFFNWDGFDDWKRVPIMKKADLQQPMKERLSSTYNPKTAYIGKTSGSSGHPFIFAKNRFAHALSWAGFQDRYSWYDIDLNKSLQARFYGIPLDFYGNIQERLKDRISLRRRFNIFDLSEQKMQKFLERFQKSNFEYLNGYTSAIVLFSRFLEKKEIVLKELCPSLKICIVTSERLFEKDKEIIQQSLGVPVINEYGASEVGLIAFENTNNEWVVNSEDLYLEILDENDNILPYGEEGRVVITSLYNKAHPMIRYDIGDTGILSTSSTLKKPVLEKLIGRTNDIARLPDGKVVPGLTFYYVTKTVIEDNGNIKEFVIIQTDNDHFKIEYVSEEEFSPLQKKKIIDAIGVYVGKNLKIEFERLEILKRSPSGKLKQFTSLIE
- the purD gene encoding phosphoribosylamine--glycine ligase; amino-acid sequence: MNILILGAGGREHTFAYKIAQSEKCDKLYVAPGNAGTTKIAENLDVNPIDFEEVAKTALDKEIGMIVVGPEDPLVKGIVDYFAKDDRLKDIQIIGPSQRGALLEGSKERAKEFMAMHKIPTAAYESFSFESLQAGKNFLETLKPPYVLKADGLAGGKGVLIIDDLEEAKTELENMLSGKFGAASEKVVIEEFLDGIELSVFVLTDGKNYKILPTAKDYKRIGEGDTGLNTGGMGAVSPVPFADEELMKKIEDRIVKPTVEGIQKEDIDYKGFIFIGLIRVNNEPYVIEYNVRMGDPETEVVLPRIKSDLVDLLEKTWSGDLDKAQLEIDERAATTVMTVSGGYPESYEKGKEISGLDQIEDSIVFHAGTKFEGDKVLTSGGRVIALTSFGKDYKEALKKSYQSAAKLQFDKIYYRKDIGFDLS